One Narcine bancroftii isolate sNarBan1 chromosome 3, sNarBan1.hap1, whole genome shotgun sequence DNA window includes the following coding sequences:
- the prodh2 gene encoding hydroxyproline dehydrogenase isoform X2, whose amino-acid sequence MFLPILGPALSRCGPLRCPRVSCPSGRVNLSRQALNHGGSQVPAQGGRVSLDGEVYRLKTNWEILRALLLYGICSSPRMVKNASKILHWSQKFLGRRIFKRTLKATAYGQFVAGETQAQVVESAARLRRLGVQTMVAVPLEEDVGEGQRESWFDNNLQSELASVDLAKNCGPRPMMQLKVTSLMGADLCASVSRTLTLPLASGFFSPHCLLQAMDGQHARGRGVPLLIDAEMTYLNPCISLIAMTLMLSFNQSQPFIWNTYQCYLKDVERLLSEDLACASRLGLCFGVKLVRGAYMDRERERAEQCGYPDPIQKSWEDTNHSYLKLLDRMLGEVRKEGTRVGLVVATQNEASVQHTLERMEELEIARDSGAVHFAQLLGMADHISLALGTAGYSVYKSLPFGGVDEVIPYLVRRAQENHTALRGLRREGQLLRGELRRRFLLWTSRHF is encoded by the exons ATGTTCCTGCCGATCCTCGGCCCTGCCCTGTCTCGCTGTGGCCCCCTCCGATGCCCGAGGGTGTCTTGTCCATCTGGGAGAGTCAACCTCTCCCGCCAGGCCCTGAACCACGGTGGGTCACAAGTTCCAGCTCAGGGAGGAAGGGTCTCCCTGGATGGAGAGGTCTACAGGCTCAAGACCAACTGGGAGATTCTTCGGGCTCTGCTGCTCTATGGGATTTGTTCATCTCCAAGGATGGTCAAAAATGCCAGCAAG ATCCTGCACTGGTCCCAGAAGTTCCTGGGGCGGAGAATCTTCAAGCGGACACTCAAAGCAACGGCGTATGGCCAATTTGTGGCGGGTGAAACACAGGCGCAGGTGGTGGAGAGCGCAGCGAGACTGAGGAGGTTAGGCGTGCAGACGATGGTCGCCGTGCCCCTCGAGGAGGATGTCGGAGAGGGACAGAG GGAGTCCTGGTTTGACAACAACCTGCAGTCAGAGCTGGCTTCTGTGGACCTTGCCAAGAACTGTGGTCCCAGACCCATGATGCAGCTCAAAGTGACTTCGCTTATGGGAGCTGACCTGTGT GCCTCCGTCAGTCGGACCCTCACACTTCCTTTGGCTTCCGGATTCTTCTCTCCGCACTGCCTGCTGCAGGCAATGGACGGGCAG CATGCCCGAGGCAGAGGGGTGCCTCTCCTCATTGATGCAGAGATGACCTACCTCAACCCTTGCATCTCCCTCATCGCCATGACCTTGATGCTTTCCTTCAACCAATCACAGCCCTTCATCTGGAACACCTATCAGTGCTACCTGAAG GATGTGGAGCGGCTTCTCTCTGAAGACCTGGCCTGTGCCTCACGTCTGGGACTGTGTTTTGGGGTGAAACTCGTGCGGGGAGCCTAcatggacagggagagggagagggcagAACAGTGTGGTTATCCTGACCCTATTCAGAAGAGCTGGGAAGACACTAACCACAG TTACCTGAAGCTTCTGGATCGGATGCTGGGGGAGGTGAGGAAGGAAGGGACGAGAGTGGGGCTGGTGGTCGCAACGCAGAACGAAGCCTCCGTCCAACACACCCTGGAGAG GATGGAGGAGTTGGAGATCGCTCGGGATTCTGGAGCTGTTCACTTCGCTCAGTTACTGGGAATGGCAGATCACATCTCCCTCGCACTGG GGACAGCCGGATACTCTGTCTACAAGTCACTCCCTTTCGGAGGAGTGGACGAGGTGATCCCGTATTTGGTGCGGAGGGCCCAGGAGAACCACACTGCGCTCAGGGGTCTTCGCCGGGAGGGGCAGCTCTTGCGGGGGGAGCTGAGACGCCGCTTCCTGCTTTGGACGTCCCGCCACTTCTGA
- the prodh2 gene encoding hydroxyproline dehydrogenase isoform X5: MYSDKSLSRDNLRVTPVASGIDQLFILDAAILFKEQSTFKVPAGWMFAPVCYLSGNISFGESWFDNNLQSELASVDLAKNCGPRPMMQLKVTSLMGADLCASVSRTLTLPLASGFFSPHCLLQAMDGQEFSFPSLTPEENLHFRNSLQRLRTLGEHARGRGVPLLIDAEMTYLNPCISLIAMTLMLSFNQSQPFIWNTYQCYLKDVERLLSEDLACASRLGLCFGVKLVRGAYMDRERERAEQCGYPDPIQKSWEDTNHSYLKLLDRMLGEVRKEGTRVGLVVATQNEASVQHTLERMEELEIARDSGAVHFAQLLGMADHISLALGTAGYSVYKSLPFGGVDEVIPYLVRRAQENHTALRGLRREGQLLRGELRRRFLLWTSRHF; encoded by the exons atgtactctgacaaatcaCTAAGCAGGGACAACTTAAGAGTCACTCCAGTGGCGAGTGGCATCGATCAGCTCTTCATCTTGGACGCCGCCATTTTGTTCAAGGAGCAAAGCACGTTCAAGGTGCCCGCAGGCTGGATGTTTGCTCCTGTATGTTACCTTTCCGGGAACATTTCCTTCGG GGAGTCCTGGTTTGACAACAACCTGCAGTCAGAGCTGGCTTCTGTGGACCTTGCCAAGAACTGTGGTCCCAGACCCATGATGCAGCTCAAAGTGACTTCGCTTATGGGAGCTGACCTGTGT GCCTCCGTCAGTCGGACCCTCACACTTCCTTTGGCTTCCGGATTCTTCTCTCCGCACTGCCTGCTGCAGGCAATGGACGGGCAG GAATTCTCCTTCCCATCACTAACCCCCGAGGAGAACCTTCACTTCCGAAACTCCCTCCAACGCTTGCGGACCCTcggggag CATGCCCGAGGCAGAGGGGTGCCTCTCCTCATTGATGCAGAGATGACCTACCTCAACCCTTGCATCTCCCTCATCGCCATGACCTTGATGCTTTCCTTCAACCAATCACAGCCCTTCATCTGGAACACCTATCAGTGCTACCTGAAG GATGTGGAGCGGCTTCTCTCTGAAGACCTGGCCTGTGCCTCACGTCTGGGACTGTGTTTTGGGGTGAAACTCGTGCGGGGAGCCTAcatggacagggagagggagagggcagAACAGTGTGGTTATCCTGACCCTATTCAGAAGAGCTGGGAAGACACTAACCACAG TTACCTGAAGCTTCTGGATCGGATGCTGGGGGAGGTGAGGAAGGAAGGGACGAGAGTGGGGCTGGTGGTCGCAACGCAGAACGAAGCCTCCGTCCAACACACCCTGGAGAG GATGGAGGAGTTGGAGATCGCTCGGGATTCTGGAGCTGTTCACTTCGCTCAGTTACTGGGAATGGCAGATCACATCTCCCTCGCACTGG GGACAGCCGGATACTCTGTCTACAAGTCACTCCCTTTCGGAGGAGTGGACGAGGTGATCCCGTATTTGGTGCGGAGGGCCCAGGAGAACCACACTGCGCTCAGGGGTCTTCGCCGGGAGGGGCAGCTCTTGCGGGGGGAGCTGAGACGCCGCTTCCTGCTTTGGACGTCCCGCCACTTCTGA
- the prodh2 gene encoding hydroxyproline dehydrogenase isoform X1, which translates to MFLPILGPALSRCGPLRCPRVSCPSGRVNLSRQALNHGGSQVPAQGGRVSLDGEVYRLKTNWEILRALLLYGICSSPRMVKNASKILHWSQKFLGRRIFKRTLKATAYGQFVAGETQAQVVESAARLRRLGVQTMVAVPLEEDVGEGQRESWFDNNLQSELASVDLAKNCGPRPMMQLKVTSLMGADLCASVSRTLTLPLASGFFSPHCLLQAMDGQEFSFPSLTPEENLHFRNSLQRLRTLGEHARGRGVPLLIDAEMTYLNPCISLIAMTLMLSFNQSQPFIWNTYQCYLKDVERLLSEDLACASRLGLCFGVKLVRGAYMDRERERAEQCGYPDPIQKSWEDTNHSYLKLLDRMLGEVRKEGTRVGLVVATQNEASVQHTLERMEELEIARDSGAVHFAQLLGMADHISLALGTAGYSVYKSLPFGGVDEVIPYLVRRAQENHTALRGLRREGQLLRGELRRRFLLWTSRHF; encoded by the exons ATGTTCCTGCCGATCCTCGGCCCTGCCCTGTCTCGCTGTGGCCCCCTCCGATGCCCGAGGGTGTCTTGTCCATCTGGGAGAGTCAACCTCTCCCGCCAGGCCCTGAACCACGGTGGGTCACAAGTTCCAGCTCAGGGAGGAAGGGTCTCCCTGGATGGAGAGGTCTACAGGCTCAAGACCAACTGGGAGATTCTTCGGGCTCTGCTGCTCTATGGGATTTGTTCATCTCCAAGGATGGTCAAAAATGCCAGCAAG ATCCTGCACTGGTCCCAGAAGTTCCTGGGGCGGAGAATCTTCAAGCGGACACTCAAAGCAACGGCGTATGGCCAATTTGTGGCGGGTGAAACACAGGCGCAGGTGGTGGAGAGCGCAGCGAGACTGAGGAGGTTAGGCGTGCAGACGATGGTCGCCGTGCCCCTCGAGGAGGATGTCGGAGAGGGACAGAG GGAGTCCTGGTTTGACAACAACCTGCAGTCAGAGCTGGCTTCTGTGGACCTTGCCAAGAACTGTGGTCCCAGACCCATGATGCAGCTCAAAGTGACTTCGCTTATGGGAGCTGACCTGTGT GCCTCCGTCAGTCGGACCCTCACACTTCCTTTGGCTTCCGGATTCTTCTCTCCGCACTGCCTGCTGCAGGCAATGGACGGGCAG GAATTCTCCTTCCCATCACTAACCCCCGAGGAGAACCTTCACTTCCGAAACTCCCTCCAACGCTTGCGGACCCTcggggag CATGCCCGAGGCAGAGGGGTGCCTCTCCTCATTGATGCAGAGATGACCTACCTCAACCCTTGCATCTCCCTCATCGCCATGACCTTGATGCTTTCCTTCAACCAATCACAGCCCTTCATCTGGAACACCTATCAGTGCTACCTGAAG GATGTGGAGCGGCTTCTCTCTGAAGACCTGGCCTGTGCCTCACGTCTGGGACTGTGTTTTGGGGTGAAACTCGTGCGGGGAGCCTAcatggacagggagagggagagggcagAACAGTGTGGTTATCCTGACCCTATTCAGAAGAGCTGGGAAGACACTAACCACAG TTACCTGAAGCTTCTGGATCGGATGCTGGGGGAGGTGAGGAAGGAAGGGACGAGAGTGGGGCTGGTGGTCGCAACGCAGAACGAAGCCTCCGTCCAACACACCCTGGAGAG GATGGAGGAGTTGGAGATCGCTCGGGATTCTGGAGCTGTTCACTTCGCTCAGTTACTGGGAATGGCAGATCACATCTCCCTCGCACTGG GGACAGCCGGATACTCTGTCTACAAGTCACTCCCTTTCGGAGGAGTGGACGAGGTGATCCCGTATTTGGTGCGGAGGGCCCAGGAGAACCACACTGCGCTCAGGGGTCTTCGCCGGGAGGGGCAGCTCTTGCGGGGGGAGCTGAGACGCCGCTTCCTGCTTTGGACGTCCCGCCACTTCTGA
- the prodh2 gene encoding hydroxyproline dehydrogenase isoform X3 has translation MFLPILGPALSRCGPLRCPRVSCPSGRVNLSRQALNHGGSQVPAQGGRVSLDGEVYRLKTNWEILRALLLYGICSSPRMVKNASKILHWSQKFLGRRIFKRTLKATAYGQFVAGETQAQVVESAARLRRLGVQTMVAVPLEEDVGEGQRESWFDNNLQSELASVDLAKNCGPRPMMQLKVTSLMGADLCEFSFPSLTPEENLHFRNSLQRLRTLGEHARGRGVPLLIDAEMTYLNPCISLIAMTLMLSFNQSQPFIWNTYQCYLKDVERLLSEDLACASRLGLCFGVKLVRGAYMDRERERAEQCGYPDPIQKSWEDTNHSYLKLLDRMLGEVRKEGTRVGLVVATQNEASVQHTLERMEELEIARDSGAVHFAQLLGMADHISLALGTAGYSVYKSLPFGGVDEVIPYLVRRAQENHTALRGLRREGQLLRGELRRRFLLWTSRHF, from the exons ATGTTCCTGCCGATCCTCGGCCCTGCCCTGTCTCGCTGTGGCCCCCTCCGATGCCCGAGGGTGTCTTGTCCATCTGGGAGAGTCAACCTCTCCCGCCAGGCCCTGAACCACGGTGGGTCACAAGTTCCAGCTCAGGGAGGAAGGGTCTCCCTGGATGGAGAGGTCTACAGGCTCAAGACCAACTGGGAGATTCTTCGGGCTCTGCTGCTCTATGGGATTTGTTCATCTCCAAGGATGGTCAAAAATGCCAGCAAG ATCCTGCACTGGTCCCAGAAGTTCCTGGGGCGGAGAATCTTCAAGCGGACACTCAAAGCAACGGCGTATGGCCAATTTGTGGCGGGTGAAACACAGGCGCAGGTGGTGGAGAGCGCAGCGAGACTGAGGAGGTTAGGCGTGCAGACGATGGTCGCCGTGCCCCTCGAGGAGGATGTCGGAGAGGGACAGAG GGAGTCCTGGTTTGACAACAACCTGCAGTCAGAGCTGGCTTCTGTGGACCTTGCCAAGAACTGTGGTCCCAGACCCATGATGCAGCTCAAAGTGACTTCGCTTATGGGAGCTGACCTGTGT GAATTCTCCTTCCCATCACTAACCCCCGAGGAGAACCTTCACTTCCGAAACTCCCTCCAACGCTTGCGGACCCTcggggag CATGCCCGAGGCAGAGGGGTGCCTCTCCTCATTGATGCAGAGATGACCTACCTCAACCCTTGCATCTCCCTCATCGCCATGACCTTGATGCTTTCCTTCAACCAATCACAGCCCTTCATCTGGAACACCTATCAGTGCTACCTGAAG GATGTGGAGCGGCTTCTCTCTGAAGACCTGGCCTGTGCCTCACGTCTGGGACTGTGTTTTGGGGTGAAACTCGTGCGGGGAGCCTAcatggacagggagagggagagggcagAACAGTGTGGTTATCCTGACCCTATTCAGAAGAGCTGGGAAGACACTAACCACAG TTACCTGAAGCTTCTGGATCGGATGCTGGGGGAGGTGAGGAAGGAAGGGACGAGAGTGGGGCTGGTGGTCGCAACGCAGAACGAAGCCTCCGTCCAACACACCCTGGAGAG GATGGAGGAGTTGGAGATCGCTCGGGATTCTGGAGCTGTTCACTTCGCTCAGTTACTGGGAATGGCAGATCACATCTCCCTCGCACTGG GGACAGCCGGATACTCTGTCTACAAGTCACTCCCTTTCGGAGGAGTGGACGAGGTGATCCCGTATTTGGTGCGGAGGGCCCAGGAGAACCACACTGCGCTCAGGGGTCTTCGCCGGGAGGGGCAGCTCTTGCGGGGGGAGCTGAGACGCCGCTTCCTGCTTTGGACGTCCCGCCACTTCTGA
- the prodh2 gene encoding hydroxyproline dehydrogenase isoform X4, producing the protein MFLPILGPALSRCGPLRCPRVSCPSGRVNLSRQALNHGGSQVPAQGGRVSLDGEVYRLKTNWEILRALLLYGICSSPRMVKNASKILHWSQKFLGRRIFKRTLKATAYGQFVAGETQAQVVESAARLRRLGVQTMVAVPLEEDVGEGQRESWFDNNLQSELASVDLAKNCGPRPMMQLKVTSLMGADLCHARGRGVPLLIDAEMTYLNPCISLIAMTLMLSFNQSQPFIWNTYQCYLKDVERLLSEDLACASRLGLCFGVKLVRGAYMDRERERAEQCGYPDPIQKSWEDTNHSYLKLLDRMLGEVRKEGTRVGLVVATQNEASVQHTLERMEELEIARDSGAVHFAQLLGMADHISLALGTAGYSVYKSLPFGGVDEVIPYLVRRAQENHTALRGLRREGQLLRGELRRRFLLWTSRHF; encoded by the exons ATGTTCCTGCCGATCCTCGGCCCTGCCCTGTCTCGCTGTGGCCCCCTCCGATGCCCGAGGGTGTCTTGTCCATCTGGGAGAGTCAACCTCTCCCGCCAGGCCCTGAACCACGGTGGGTCACAAGTTCCAGCTCAGGGAGGAAGGGTCTCCCTGGATGGAGAGGTCTACAGGCTCAAGACCAACTGGGAGATTCTTCGGGCTCTGCTGCTCTATGGGATTTGTTCATCTCCAAGGATGGTCAAAAATGCCAGCAAG ATCCTGCACTGGTCCCAGAAGTTCCTGGGGCGGAGAATCTTCAAGCGGACACTCAAAGCAACGGCGTATGGCCAATTTGTGGCGGGTGAAACACAGGCGCAGGTGGTGGAGAGCGCAGCGAGACTGAGGAGGTTAGGCGTGCAGACGATGGTCGCCGTGCCCCTCGAGGAGGATGTCGGAGAGGGACAGAG GGAGTCCTGGTTTGACAACAACCTGCAGTCAGAGCTGGCTTCTGTGGACCTTGCCAAGAACTGTGGTCCCAGACCCATGATGCAGCTCAAAGTGACTTCGCTTATGGGAGCTGACCTGTGT CATGCCCGAGGCAGAGGGGTGCCTCTCCTCATTGATGCAGAGATGACCTACCTCAACCCTTGCATCTCCCTCATCGCCATGACCTTGATGCTTTCCTTCAACCAATCACAGCCCTTCATCTGGAACACCTATCAGTGCTACCTGAAG GATGTGGAGCGGCTTCTCTCTGAAGACCTGGCCTGTGCCTCACGTCTGGGACTGTGTTTTGGGGTGAAACTCGTGCGGGGAGCCTAcatggacagggagagggagagggcagAACAGTGTGGTTATCCTGACCCTATTCAGAAGAGCTGGGAAGACACTAACCACAG TTACCTGAAGCTTCTGGATCGGATGCTGGGGGAGGTGAGGAAGGAAGGGACGAGAGTGGGGCTGGTGGTCGCAACGCAGAACGAAGCCTCCGTCCAACACACCCTGGAGAG GATGGAGGAGTTGGAGATCGCTCGGGATTCTGGAGCTGTTCACTTCGCTCAGTTACTGGGAATGGCAGATCACATCTCCCTCGCACTGG GGACAGCCGGATACTCTGTCTACAAGTCACTCCCTTTCGGAGGAGTGGACGAGGTGATCCCGTATTTGGTGCGGAGGGCCCAGGAGAACCACACTGCGCTCAGGGGTCTTCGCCGGGAGGGGCAGCTCTTGCGGGGGGAGCTGAGACGCCGCTTCCTGCTTTGGACGTCCCGCCACTTCTGA
- the eif3c gene encoding eukaryotic translation initiation factor 3 subunit C: MSRFFATGSDSESESSSSGEEALPKAGTGGFSRQPLLVSDEEEDAKRVVRSAKDKRFDELMNIIKTIRNAMKIRDMAKCLEEFEVLGKAYLKSKSIVDKEGIPKFYTRILVDLEDMVNEVWEDRESRKKMNKNNSKALATMRQKIRKYNRDFEQEIIAYRENPEKSADEEEEVEEDEESSDEDEEEMSAAVFLKKSESAPEPKKVAKVPEEDEEEEDEEQDDEDWGSPSDDTDSDSDDDDSKYISLAHKFLKKQPTEEEKRAAERKRDDRMKKRLERKDKKKAEEGEEEGDEGGEWKPVKCGAPMVSEKPKMFAKGTEINHNVVLKKFNEILQARGKKGTDRAAQIEMLTELCAIASNHELGEGINLKIKFNIVASLYDYNPNLASCMKQDMWRKCLSCVENLLDILFACPNIFIGENIGEDSENLTNPELPYRVRGCILTLVERMDEEFTKIMQNTDPHSQEYVDNLKDEWRVCQIIQRLQEYLEMKGSTEEICRGYLRRIAHTYYKFDYKAHNRLNASADQSKSELDQAENEAEDSTLLMDRLCKFIYAKDRTDRIRTCAILCHIYHHALHDRWFQARDLMLMSHLQDNIQHADPPVQILYNRTMVQLGICAFRQGMIKDAHNALLDIQSSGRAKELLGQGLLMRNMQERNQEQEKVEKRRQIPFHLHINLELLECVYLVSAMLLEIPYMAGHEFNARRRMISKQFHHQLRVGERQALLGPPESMREHVVAASKAMKMGDWKTCKNFIINAKMSTKVWDLFPAGEKVRDMLVRKIQEESLRTYLFTYSSVYDCISMETLADMFQLEIQNVHSIISKMIINEELMASLDQPTQTVVMHRTEPTSLQNLALQLAEKLGNLVENNERVFDVKQGSYGGYFSRDQRVGYQGKQLYGRSSGYRQSQSSY, encoded by the exons GTTCGATGAGCTGATGAACATCATCAAGACGATCCGGAATGCCATGAAAATCCGGGACATGGCCAAGTGCTTGGAGGAGTTTGAAGTGCTGGGCAAGGCATACCTCAAGTCTAAGAGCATCGTGGACAAGGAGGGCATTCCCAAGTTCTACACCcgtatcctggttgaccttgaGGACATGGTCAACGAG GTGTGGGAAGATCGGGAATCCAGGAAGAAGATGAACAAGAACAACTCCAAGGCTTTGGCCACAATGAGACAAAAGATTCGGAAGTACAACCGGGATTTTGAACAGGAGATTATTGCCTACAGAGAG AACCCCGAAAAATCTGCTGATGAAGAGGAGGAAGTCGAGGAAgatgaag aATCCTCTGACGAGGATGAAGAGGAGATGTCCGCTGCAGTATTCCTGAAGAAATCGGAGTCTGCACCGGAACCCAAGAAGGTGGCGAAGGTGCCTGAG gaagatgaggaggaggaggacgaggAGCAGGACGATGAGGATTGGGGATCCCCCTCTGACGACACTGACTCGGACTCAGACGATGATGACAGCAAGTACATCTCACTGGCCCACAAGTTCCTGAAGAA ACAGCCAACAGAAGAGGAGAAGCGGGCAGCGGAACGCAAGCGGGATGACCGGATGAAGAAGAGGCTGGAGCGGAAGGACAAGAAGAAGGCAGAAGAGGGCGAGGAGGAGGGGGACGAGGGGGGTGAATGGAAGCCAGTGAAGTGCGGAGCGCCCATGGTCTCG GAAAAGCCCAAGATGTTTGCCAAGGGCACGGAGATCAACCACAACGTGGTCCTGAAGAAGTTCAATGAGATTCTACAAGCTCGTGGCAAGAAGGGAACAGACAG agctgcccaaaTCGAGATGCTGACAGAACTCTGTGCAATTGCAAGCAACCATGAACTGGGTGAAGGCATCAACTTGAAGATCAAGTTCAACATTGTGGCGTCCTTGTACGATTACAATCCCAACCTGGCCTCCTGCATGAAA CAAGACATGTGGAGAAAATGCCTGTCATGTGTGGAAAATCTCCTGGACATCCTTTTTGCGTGTCCAAACATCTTCATCGGAGAGAATATTGGAGAGGATTCGGAGAATCTCACCAACCCTGAGCTG CCCTACAGAGTGCGGGGGTGCATCCTCACTCTGGTGGAGAGGATGGACGAAGAGTTCACCAAGATCATGCAGAACACTGATCCACACTCACAGG AGTATGTGGACAACCTGAAGGACGAGTGGCGGGTCTGCCAGATCATCCAGCGTCTCCAGGAATACCTAGAGATGAAGGGGTCGACGGAGGAGATCTGTCGCGGGTACCTCCGCCGGATAGCCCACACCTATTACAAGTTCGACTATAAGGCGCATAACCGGCTCAATGCGTCTGCCGACCAGTCCAAG tcagAACTGGAccaggcagagaatgaggcggaGGACAGCACCCTCCTCATGGACCGTCTCTGCAAGTTTATCTATGCCAAGGACCGCACAGACCGGATCCGGACATGCGCCATCCTCTGCCACATTTACCACCACGCCTTGCACGACCGCTGGTTCCAGGCTCGGGACCTCATGCTCATGTCCCACCTACAAGACAACATCCAACATGCAGATCCTCCAGTTCAG ATCCTGTACAACCGGACCATGGTGCAGCTGGGGATCTGTGCCTTCCGGCAGGGAATGATCAAGGATGCCCATAACGCCCTGCTGGACATCCAGTCGAGCGGCCGCGCCAAGGAACTGCTGGGTCAGGGGCTGCTGATGCGTAACATGCAGGAACGGaaccaggagcaggagaaggtggAGAAGAGGCGCCAGATCCCCTTCCACCTGCACATCAACCTGGAGCTGCTAGAGTGTGTCTACCTCGTGTCCGCCATGCTGCTCGAGATCCCCTATATGGCCGGCCATGAGTTCAACGCCCGGCGCCGTATGATCAGCAAGCAGTTCCACCACCAGCTGCGGGTGGGAGAGAGGCAGGCGCTGCTGG gaCCCCCGGAGAGTATGAGGGAGCACGTCGTTGCTGCCTCGAAGGCCATGAAGATGGGTGACTGGAAGACCTGCAAGAACTTCATCATCAATGCGAAGATGAGCACCAAGGTGTGGGACCTGTTCCCGGCCGGGGAGAAAGTCCGCGACATGCTCGTCAG GAAGATTCAGGAAGAATCTCTTCGAACGTACCTCTTCACTTACAGCAGTGTGTATGACTGCATCAG caTGGAGACGTTAGCCGACATGTTCCAGTTGGAGATTCAGAATGTTCACAGCATCATCAGCAAGATGATAATCAACGAGGAGCTGATG GCATCCCTAGACCAGCCCACCCAGACGGTGGTGATGCACCGCACTGAGCCCACCTCCCTGCAGAACCTGGCTCTGCAGCTGGCCGAGAAACTGGGCAATCTGGTGGAGAACAACGAGAGGGTCTTTGATGTCAAGCAGGGCTCGTACGGGGGCTACTTCAGCCGTG acCAGCGGGTCGGATACCAGGGCAAGCAGTTGTATGGCCGCAGCAGTGGTTACCGGCAGAGCCAGTCCTCCTACTGA